In a single window of the Pyrococcus sp. NA2 genome:
- a CDS encoding MoaD/ThiS family protein produces MIRVKVIGRGIEKEIEWREGMRVKDVLREVGFNTESAIAKVNGKVALEEKEVKDGDFIEVIPVVSGG; encoded by the coding sequence ATGATAAGGGTTAAGGTCATTGGGAGGGGTATAGAGAAGGAGATCGAGTGGAGAGAGGGAATGAGGGTGAAGGATGTATTAAGGGAGGTTGGATTTAATACTGAGAGTGCAATAGCTAAAGTTAATGGCAAAGTTGCCCTTGAAGAAAAGGAGGTCAAAGATGGTGACTTCATCGAGGTAATTCCCGTTGTCTCCGGAGGTTAA
- a CDS encoding TRAM domain-containing protein, giving the protein MDVLEMRGGKKFNDRNNRGRRMEAPVKVGERYKVKIESMGKGGDGIARIKGFVVFVPHTKVGDEVEIVINSVKKRFAFAEVIE; this is encoded by the coding sequence ATGGATGTGTTGGAAATGCGTGGTGGAAAAAAGTTTAATGATAGGAACAACAGAGGAAGGAGAATGGAAGCTCCAGTTAAGGTTGGAGAAAGATACAAGGTAAAGATAGAAAGTATGGGGAAAGGAGGAGATGGGATAGCCAGAATTAAGGGCTTTGTTGTGTTTGTTCCTCATACAAAGGTTGGAGATGAAGTGGAAATCGTCATAAACTCTGTTAAGAAAAGATTTGCATTTGCTGAGGTTATTGAGTGA
- the dph2 gene encoding diphthamide biosynthesis enzyme Dph2, with the protein MIHEIPKLEILKELKKLNTRRVLIQSPEGLRREAEDLANFLEEKGFEVILHGEINYGACDIADEEAKLLGCDVVIHLGHSYMKLPLKVPVIFVPAFAKVSVVNALKRNIDEIRKLGRRIVLTTTTQHIHQIKEAKKFLEENGFKVLIGKGDSRVSWPGQVLGCNYSTAKIDGDGILFIGSGTFHPLGLAIATGKRVLAINPYSGDCMWMDELAERFIRKRWAQIAKALDAKKFGIVISTKRGQLRLAEAKRILKLLKDHGRDAKLIVMNEVSYHKLEGFSFDAYVVVACPRIPLDDYEAWRKPVLTPKEVEILLKIKEEYEFDEIPGGERKNDEPLGISIHNSC; encoded by the coding sequence ATGATTCATGAGATTCCCAAGTTGGAGATACTTAAAGAGTTGAAGAAATTAAACACCAGGAGAGTTCTAATTCAATCCCCAGAAGGGCTTAGGAGAGAAGCTGAGGATCTGGCGAATTTTTTGGAGGAGAAAGGCTTTGAAGTTATTTTGCATGGTGAGATAAATTATGGAGCATGCGATATAGCCGATGAGGAGGCTAAGCTTCTTGGTTGCGATGTCGTGATACATCTTGGCCACTCTTATATGAAACTCCCACTTAAAGTACCGGTAATTTTCGTGCCTGCGTTTGCTAAGGTTAGCGTGGTCAATGCTCTAAAAAGGAACATTGACGAGATTAGAAAGCTCGGAAGGAGAATAGTGTTGACAACGACAACTCAACATATCCACCAAATTAAGGAAGCGAAAAAATTCCTGGAAGAGAATGGGTTTAAGGTTCTCATTGGAAAAGGAGACTCCCGAGTTTCATGGCCAGGACAAGTTCTTGGATGCAATTACTCTACCGCTAAGATAGATGGCGATGGAATACTCTTCATAGGCTCTGGAACATTCCATCCCTTAGGCCTCGCAATTGCCACTGGAAAGAGAGTTTTAGCAATAAATCCCTACAGTGGAGATTGTATGTGGATGGACGAGCTTGCAGAGAGGTTCATTAGGAAGAGGTGGGCTCAAATAGCTAAGGCCCTAGACGCCAAGAAATTTGGTATAGTGATCAGCACGAAGAGGGGACAACTTAGACTCGCAGAGGCCAAGAGAATTTTAAAACTCTTAAAGGATCATGGAAGAGATGCAAAGCTGATAGTTATGAACGAGGTGAGTTACCATAAACTCGAAGGCTTCTCCTTCGATGCTTACGTTGTTGTTGCATGTCCCAGGATACCTCTAGATGACTATGAGGCCTGGAGAAAACCTGTACTAACGCCGAAAGAAGTTGAAATCCTTTTAAAGATCAAAGAAGAATACGAATTCGACGAAATCCCTGGGGGAGAAAGAAAAAATGATGAACCCCTCGGAATATCAATTCATAACAGTTGCTGA
- a CDS encoding 30S ribosomal protein S8e: MAIWQGRSLKKPSGGRIVLARKKRKRELGREPANTRVAEQDKRKIIRTYGGNRKVRLTAAAYANVFDKNGRGRKVRIIRVIENPANRQFARRNIITKGAIIETEIGKAKVTSRPGQDGVVNAVLLEE; encoded by the coding sequence ATGGCTATCTGGCAGGGAAGATCACTTAAGAAGCCATCAGGTGGAAGAATAGTACTCGCGAGGAAGAAGAGAAAGAGGGAGCTTGGTAGGGAGCCAGCTAACACTAGAGTGGCTGAACAAGACAAGAGGAAGATAATAAGAACTTATGGAGGAAACAGAAAGGTCAGACTAACGGCAGCTGCTTATGCAAATGTCTTCGACAAGAACGGAAGGGGAAGGAAAGTTAGGATAATCAGGGTCATTGAGAATCCAGCAAACAGACAGTTTGCTAGGAGAAACATAATAACAAAAGGTGCAATTATAGAGACCGAAATAGGAAAGGCAAAAGTTACATCAAGGCCTGGACAAGACGGAGTTGTAAACGCTGTCCTCCTTGAGGAGTGA
- the asnB gene encoding asparagine synthase (glutamine-hydrolyzing) — translation MCLIAGGFNIPREYAIKMIELGRHRGPDSFGFWSERQVIKSEDFSDVENIEGGKTALIQCRLAMTGSKDYTQPFYNEIVLVHNGEIYNHEILREYLIERGASFETDVDSEVILRLLEYLIFEKKMKVGEAVKLAMKMLRGDYAVAFFFNDRFYLFRDPLGVRPLYYSPNGHFASEKKVLWGLEEDANPVLPGELVEISKHRIVKEKIFNILSIKVPGRSYVNGLMNILPDAVRIRANKKVGVLFSGGLDSSLIAKIASEYSKVVLYTSGTEDSKDIEWARKVADELGLKLRESVFSKEDVEAELERIMFAIEEPNPMNLAIAIPLYFSTKKAKEDGVKILLSGQGADELFGGYAKYMENPGLMLKDIEELGEKNLARDDKVSMLNGVEVRYPYLDLPLAILALNVPLELKINGNRRKVILREVAKKMGLPEWIAEREKKAAQYGSNAQKILRKIAKSRGLKLREFADVLFSNVFH, via the coding sequence ATGTGCCTAATCGCAGGAGGATTCAACATCCCAAGAGAATATGCCATCAAGATGATAGAGTTAGGTAGGCATAGAGGGCCCGATTCTTTTGGGTTTTGGAGCGAAAGGCAGGTAATCAAATCGGAAGACTTCTCGGATGTGGAAAATATAGAAGGGGGGAAGACAGCTTTAATCCAATGCAGACTTGCCATGACCGGTTCAAAAGATTACACGCAGCCATTCTACAACGAGATAGTTCTCGTCCACAATGGAGAGATATATAACCATGAGATCCTCAGGGAATACCTCATTGAAAGGGGGGCATCGTTCGAGACCGACGTTGATAGTGAGGTTATACTGAGGCTGTTGGAGTACCTAATTTTCGAGAAAAAGATGAAAGTTGGTGAGGCGGTTAAACTTGCAATGAAGATGCTGAGGGGAGATTATGCTGTTGCGTTCTTCTTTAACGATAGGTTCTATCTCTTTAGGGATCCTCTTGGAGTTAGACCGCTATACTATTCTCCCAACGGCCACTTCGCTTCAGAGAAAAAGGTGCTTTGGGGGTTAGAGGAAGACGCTAATCCCGTCTTGCCAGGAGAATTAGTGGAGATCTCCAAGCATAGGATAGTTAAGGAGAAGATATTCAACATCCTCTCAATAAAAGTCCCAGGAAGAAGTTATGTAAATGGACTAATGAACATTCTACCTGATGCTGTAAGGATCAGGGCAAATAAAAAAGTCGGAGTTCTGTTCTCAGGAGGATTGGATAGCTCATTGATAGCGAAGATAGCATCTGAATACTCAAAAGTCGTTCTTTACACTTCCGGAACTGAGGACAGTAAAGATATTGAGTGGGCCAGGAAAGTTGCCGATGAACTAGGCCTTAAACTTAGGGAGAGCGTGTTCTCCAAGGAGGATGTGGAGGCAGAGTTAGAGAGGATAATGTTTGCAATAGAGGAGCCAAATCCCATGAATCTTGCAATAGCGATACCCCTTTACTTCTCTACAAAGAAGGCCAAGGAAGATGGAGTTAAAATTCTTCTAAGTGGACAAGGTGCAGATGAACTCTTCGGAGGTTACGCCAAATACATGGAAAATCCAGGGTTAATGCTCAAGGACATCGAGGAGTTGGGAGAGAAAAACCTTGCAAGAGATGACAAGGTGTCGATGTTGAATGGAGTTGAAGTTAGGTACCCTTACTTAGACCTTCCGTTGGCGATCCTCGCATTGAACGTCCCCCTAGAACTTAAAATTAATGGTAACAGGAGGAAAGTGATTCTGAGGGAGGTTGCAAAGAAAATGGGACTTCCGGAGTGGATAGCGGAGAGGGAAAAGAAAGCAGCTCAATATGGAAGCAATGCTCAAAAGATCTTAAGGAAGATAGCCAAATCGAGGGGTCTTAAACTTAGAGAATTTGCCGATGTCCTATTCTCTAACGTGTTCCATTGA
- a CDS encoding helix-turn-helix transcriptional regulator, translating into MEDLRKQLEELKKRLEVLEERIDPVDEVMLSIKARLRRKLETLPELDEEKAARMLKALANPDRIRIMKMLSKKPMGFKEIKEELGVESPTVSHHLKLLLKTRMISKREKYEITEDGLLFLRILEIISALEEGEEDV; encoded by the coding sequence TTGGAAGACCTGAGAAAGCAACTCGAAGAACTGAAAAAAAGACTGGAGGTGCTTGAAGAAAGAATAGATCCTGTTGATGAGGTAATGCTATCGATAAAGGCAAGACTAAGGAGAAAACTTGAGACATTACCGGAGTTGGATGAAGAAAAAGCAGCCAGAATGCTGAAAGCCCTTGCAAATCCCGATAGGATAAGAATCATGAAGATGCTCTCGAAAAAGCCCATGGGGTTTAAGGAGATAAAAGAGGAGCTAGGTGTCGAGAGTCCGACTGTGTCTCACCATCTGAAACTCCTCTTGAAGACGAGGATGATTTCAAAGAGGGAGAAATACGAGATAACCGAAGATGGTTTGCTTTTCTTGAGGATTCTTGAGATTATATCCGCCTTAGAGGAGGGTGAAGAAGATGTTTGA
- a CDS encoding DUF4097 family beta strand repeat-containing protein, which translates to MITLIFHGIKKVIIRGVNGSITVEGWEDEFITLEYEIHGRANVEVEENGDILIVREEPERSWITGNSRADIWLSVPRETEVEISSVNGPIKVENCRVESIKSTNSKITLKNVRIREIRTVNGSITGSIELAEELSVKTVNGKVELEIQDIEGDGKISTVNGSIRLLLSEFCDVTITAKTVNGKVEAPSREGEYELSITTVNGSVNVEFI; encoded by the coding sequence GTGATAACTTTGATATTTCATGGAATCAAGAAGGTCATCATTAGAGGAGTTAACGGTTCCATAACGGTTGAAGGATGGGAAGATGAGTTCATAACACTTGAGTACGAAATCCATGGAAGGGCTAACGTTGAAGTGGAGGAGAACGGGGACATTTTAATAGTCAGAGAAGAACCAGAGAGATCGTGGATAACTGGAAACTCAAGGGCCGATATATGGCTCTCAGTTCCAAGGGAAACTGAAGTTGAGATTTCAAGTGTTAATGGGCCGATTAAAGTTGAGAATTGTAGAGTTGAAAGCATAAAGTCAACTAACTCAAAGATAACGCTAAAAAACGTCAGAATAAGAGAGATCCGCACAGTTAATGGCTCCATAACTGGGTCAATAGAGTTAGCTGAGGAATTAAGCGTAAAAACTGTTAACGGGAAAGTTGAACTCGAGATACAAGATATTGAGGGTGATGGAAAGATAAGCACGGTAAATGGAAGTATCAGACTTTTGCTCAGTGAATTCTGTGACGTCACGATCACGGCAAAAACCGTCAATGGGAAGGTTGAGGCACCTTCTCGTGAAGGCGAATACGAGTTGAGCATAACGACCGTCAATGGGAGTGTTAATGTTGAGTTCATCTAA
- a CDS encoding MFS transporter, with product MLSSSKGLGRDFWLFATGRWISIAGWTIQDVAIPLYVLDKTGSGGMMSLFVMAELIPRLLVNPVAGVLGDRYNRKHLMVGFDLIRGVLLFIVLLFNLLELKQLLIVQIIMSIFGSFFAAGTSGMFPDLVPKDKLMQANSILQMGTQVINVVSPVLGGVIYGLGGIKAAIFINAVSFFGSGLFEMMIRYEWRRKAEKLMIIREFLEGIKIIKSSETLLILGSLSIILNALFSPLFAIVFPYIARVILKLSPAQFGSAQTALTLGMLIGNLIIVGILKNSAGKHIMKAIILQEILFLIIPFTPKMSYPENYLIILATMFAIGIFNVLVNVPIMTRLQATVPGEYRARFFSTLETLSMGAMPLGMAIVGPAVDKFGYFNVSIVLAVVGIVISLYYWLRYSRILLPNF from the coding sequence ATGTTGAGTTCATCTAAGGGTCTAGGTAGGGACTTCTGGTTATTTGCAACGGGAAGATGGATATCGATAGCGGGATGGACAATTCAGGATGTCGCCATTCCTCTTTACGTTCTTGATAAAACGGGAAGCGGAGGGATGATGAGCCTATTCGTGATGGCGGAGCTCATACCTAGATTACTCGTGAATCCAGTTGCTGGAGTTTTAGGAGACAGATACAACAGGAAACACCTCATGGTTGGTTTCGATCTAATTAGGGGAGTATTGTTATTTATCGTCCTCCTCTTTAATCTCCTGGAGCTTAAACAACTCCTAATTGTCCAGATAATCATGTCAATTTTCGGCTCCTTCTTTGCAGCCGGAACATCCGGAATGTTTCCCGATCTAGTTCCAAAGGACAAGCTCATGCAGGCAAATTCAATCCTCCAAATGGGAACACAGGTTATAAACGTTGTAAGTCCCGTTCTCGGAGGAGTCATATATGGACTTGGAGGAATTAAAGCTGCGATATTCATAAATGCCGTGAGCTTCTTTGGTTCTGGGCTTTTTGAAATGATGATAAGGTATGAATGGAGGAGGAAAGCCGAAAAATTGATGATAATCAGGGAGTTTCTTGAAGGTATTAAGATCATAAAATCCTCAGAAACTCTGCTCATCCTGGGATCCCTTTCCATAATCCTAAATGCCCTTTTCAGTCCTCTCTTTGCCATAGTATTTCCCTACATAGCTAGGGTCATCTTGAAGCTATCTCCAGCACAATTTGGAAGTGCACAGACTGCATTAACCCTCGGAATGCTCATCGGCAACTTGATCATAGTTGGCATTCTCAAGAACTCGGCAGGTAAGCACATCATGAAGGCAATAATCCTTCAAGAAATTCTCTTCTTGATTATCCCCTTCACGCCAAAGATGAGCTATCCAGAGAATTATCTGATCATCTTAGCAACGATGTTCGCGATCGGGATATTTAATGTCCTAGTTAACGTCCCAATAATGACAAGACTCCAAGCAACTGTCCCAGGAGAATACAGAGCAAGATTCTTTTCAACCCTTGAAACGCTCTCCATGGGTGCTATGCCCCTAGGCATGGCCATCGTTGGGCCTGCAGTAGATAAGTTCGGCTACTTTAACGTCTCAATAGTTTTAGCTGTCGTTGGAATAGTTATAAGCCTGTACTATTGGCTGAGATATTCTCGGATTCTCCTTCCAAACTTTTAA
- the infB gene encoding intein-containing translation initiation factor aIF-2, with amino-acid sequence MTKRIRQPIIAVLGHVDHGKCLLPDEKVVIPSIGIVTLRELFETADKTIERDEEKEIRALESTITCVNVDGRVSLIKAPYVWKVRHRGEIIRIKLKNWHSISVTPEHPFLTTRGWKRADQLKPGDYVAVPRFIQGNEDENIFLSYVKVKKSEEEWKRHFYLLGKEGRDFDVNLLFISPRRYVAEFMRGYFDERSEVGEEGISVEAGKLAEYLSLALLRFGILSLIDGEKLTIKGRRNLKEFKDRIGFTKTEKMKKLEELISRVKESEKYPIFEEIRRLMLLFGFTRDELKINDAPSYEKLMEVLERIKNGSPTLEKKLAILEGRLRDNHYMKILEEEGLLKNGKLTDLGTELLEVWRNREFDSKDVDYVKNIAENLVFLPVESVEREEYDGYVYDVTTETHNFIANGIVVHNTTLLDRIRKTNVAAKEAGGITQHIGATEVPIDVVKKIAGPLIKLWKAEIKLPGLLFIDTPGHEAFTSLRARGGSLADLAVLVVDINEGFQPQTIESIEILRRYRTPFVVAANKIDRIRGWVIQEDEPFLMNIKRQDQRAIQELETKLWELIGKFYEHGFQANRFDRVQNFTRELAIVPISAKYGIGIAELLVLIAGLSQKYLEEKLKIEVEGPARGTILEVREEPGLGHTIDVIIYDGTLRKDDTIVVGGKDKAIVTKIRALLKPKPLDEIRDPRFRFDHVDEVTAAAGVKIAAPGLEEALAGSPVIVANTPEEVERAKEEIMEQIQSVVISTDKAGVIVKADTLGSLEALSKELQEKGIPIRKADIGNVSKTDVMEALSVRDEDVKYGVILGFNVKVNEDAEEVAKAKGVPIFVGNVIYKLIEDYEAWVKEEEEKKKRELLSKVTFPGVIRLYPDERYVFRRSNPAIVGIEVLEGRIRPGVTLIKQNGQKVGVIKSIKSRDEFLQEARKGQAVAIAIEGAIVGRHIHPGEILYVDISRDDAITLLRNLRDVLEDTDVKALKMTAQVKAKEDPFWRAV; translated from the coding sequence ATGACCAAGAGAATTAGACAGCCAATAATAGCGGTTCTCGGTCACGTTGATCACGGAAAATGCTTACTTCCTGATGAAAAGGTTGTAATTCCAAGCATTGGAATAGTGACGCTACGAGAGCTCTTTGAGACAGCAGATAAAACGATTGAGAGGGATGAAGAGAAGGAAATAAGGGCCTTGGAGAGCACGATAACCTGCGTTAACGTGGATGGAAGGGTGAGCTTGATCAAAGCTCCCTACGTGTGGAAAGTTAGGCACAGGGGAGAGATCATAAGGATCAAGCTCAAGAACTGGCACAGCATTTCAGTAACTCCGGAACATCCATTCCTGACGACGAGGGGCTGGAAGAGAGCAGATCAGCTAAAGCCTGGAGATTACGTTGCCGTTCCAAGATTCATTCAGGGGAATGAAGATGAAAACATTTTCCTTTCCTACGTGAAGGTTAAGAAATCGGAGGAGGAATGGAAAAGGCACTTTTATCTGCTCGGAAAAGAAGGTAGAGATTTCGACGTTAACTTACTCTTCATATCTCCAAGAAGATACGTCGCAGAGTTCATGAGGGGATATTTCGACGAGAGGTCTGAGGTCGGTGAAGAAGGGATAAGCGTGGAGGCTGGAAAGCTTGCAGAGTATCTTTCTCTAGCGTTGCTCCGCTTTGGAATATTATCGCTCATAGATGGAGAAAAGCTGACAATAAAAGGCAGGAGAAACCTGAAGGAGTTCAAGGATAGAATAGGATTCACAAAAACTGAAAAGATGAAGAAGCTTGAGGAACTGATTAGCAGGGTAAAAGAAAGTGAAAAATATCCAATATTTGAGGAAATAAGGAGGCTTATGCTCCTATTTGGTTTCACAAGGGACGAGTTGAAGATTAACGATGCCCCAAGTTACGAGAAGCTGATGGAAGTTCTCGAGAGGATCAAGAACGGATCGCCTACCCTGGAGAAGAAGCTCGCCATCTTAGAGGGCAGATTAAGAGATAACCACTACATGAAGATACTGGAGGAAGAAGGATTATTGAAGAATGGAAAGCTGACAGATCTAGGAACGGAGCTCCTTGAGGTCTGGCGCAACAGGGAATTCGATTCGAAAGACGTTGATTACGTCAAGAACATAGCCGAGAATTTGGTCTTTCTACCCGTTGAAAGCGTTGAGAGGGAAGAATACGATGGGTACGTGTACGATGTAACGACTGAAACTCACAACTTCATCGCGAATGGAATAGTTGTGCATAACACGACGCTCCTAGACAGGATAAGGAAGACCAACGTAGCCGCAAAGGAAGCTGGGGGAATAACCCAGCACATAGGGGCAACTGAAGTTCCCATTGATGTGGTGAAGAAGATAGCCGGTCCCCTCATAAAGCTCTGGAAGGCTGAGATAAAGCTCCCGGGATTACTCTTCATAGACACCCCAGGACACGAAGCTTTTACAAGCCTTAGGGCAAGGGGAGGAAGCTTAGCCGATTTAGCTGTTCTTGTGGTTGATATAAACGAGGGATTCCAGCCACAGACCATAGAGAGCATAGAGATACTCAGGAGATACAGGACGCCTTTTGTGGTTGCCGCCAATAAGATAGACAGGATAAGGGGATGGGTAATTCAGGAGGACGAACCCTTCTTGATGAACATCAAGAGGCAGGATCAGAGGGCAATCCAGGAGCTGGAGACGAAGCTTTGGGAGCTTATAGGGAAGTTCTACGAACATGGATTCCAGGCGAACCGCTTTGACAGGGTTCAAAACTTTACCAGGGAACTCGCCATAGTTCCAATCTCAGCCAAGTATGGAATAGGGATAGCGGAATTGCTAGTGCTGATAGCTGGTCTAAGCCAGAAGTACCTAGAGGAGAAGCTAAAGATAGAGGTTGAAGGGCCAGCGAGGGGAACGATACTGGAGGTTAGGGAAGAGCCCGGGCTTGGGCATACGATAGACGTGATAATCTACGACGGAACTCTCAGGAAAGATGACACGATAGTGGTTGGCGGAAAGGACAAGGCCATAGTCACGAAGATAAGGGCGTTGCTAAAACCGAAGCCCCTCGACGAGATAAGAGATCCAAGGTTTAGGTTTGACCATGTCGACGAAGTTACCGCCGCCGCTGGAGTGAAGATAGCGGCTCCTGGTCTTGAGGAGGCCTTGGCAGGCTCTCCGGTTATAGTTGCAAACACGCCAGAGGAAGTTGAGAGGGCGAAAGAAGAGATAATGGAGCAGATACAGAGCGTGGTGATAAGCACCGACAAGGCAGGGGTTATAGTCAAGGCAGACACACTTGGAAGCCTGGAGGCCCTCAGTAAAGAGCTTCAAGAGAAGGGAATTCCAATAAGAAAAGCCGACATAGGGAACGTCAGTAAGACGGATGTCATGGAAGCTTTGAGCGTGAGGGATGAAGATGTTAAATACGGGGTCATCCTGGGGTTCAACGTGAAGGTGAATGAAGATGCTGAGGAGGTCGCCAAAGCCAAGGGCGTCCCAATATTCGTCGGTAATGTGATATACAAGCTGATTGAGGATTACGAGGCCTGGGTGAAGGAAGAGGAGGAAAAGAAGAAGAGGGAATTGTTGAGCAAGGTGACGTTCCCTGGGGTCATAAGGCTGTATCCAGATGAAAGGTACGTGTTCAGGAGGAGCAACCCGGCAATAGTTGGAATAGAAGTCCTGGAAGGAAGGATAAGGCCGGGAGTTACGCTAATAAAGCAGAACGGACAGAAGGTTGGAGTGATAAAATCGATAAAGAGCAGGGATGAGTTCCTGCAGGAGGCTAGGAAGGGTCAAGCAGTTGCCATAGCGATTGAAGGAGCGATAGTTGGAAGGCACATCCATCCCGGGGAGATACTTTACGTTGACATAAGCAGGGACGACGCGATAACACTATTAAGGAACCTCAGGGATGTCCTAGAGGATACCGACGTGAAGGCCTTGAAGATGACCGCACAGGTAAAGGCGAAGGAAGATCCGTTCTGGAGGGCCGTCTGA
- a CDS encoding DUF2079 domain-containing protein: MVRFQLKTKLSFHDIIIVIMALVYTIIMIYLSFIKFTYFRYSSFDLGIFTQSLASFIHGRFFFNTLEWQFHSAPNHFAVHFQPILFLLVPIFKFFPSPKTLLVIQSLALGSSILLAYILAKKILNRNLALILTVLYAFNSSLIGINLFEFHPVSLAVPLFILAAIFLVENRELPFILTSFLLLSVKEDTFLGVASLSTWWAFREGFSLESIKKNRRFIILSALAFLYGVIVIKLIIPHFGRGYIYIDLYERINITGRKLIYFLLFNLSFGLLPLFLPRNWILLALPWLENLLASRESQYTFGLHYPYMLVPLSFVGSVFTVKEKEIDLKKVLSILIALGLMTSFATMPIVRKEPEKQFPLIYYSILEPIQSYETAWEVIKALLRTNLSIYTQPEFYPALAVKQNVYVYPSKITPDIVFLNMKTYRGRIFLRRLQRMVNARYRLVYSKNGIRVYAREGLNVSREFSQLTHSSSHSEG; this comes from the coding sequence ATGGTGAGATTCCAACTTAAAACTAAGTTATCATTTCATGACATAATTATAGTTATTATGGCTCTAGTCTACACAATAATCATGATTTACTTAAGTTTTATTAAATTCACGTACTTTCGCTACTCCAGCTTCGATCTTGGCATCTTTACTCAATCGCTTGCAAGCTTTATTCATGGTAGGTTTTTCTTCAATACACTTGAATGGCAGTTTCATAGTGCCCCTAATCACTTTGCCGTTCACTTTCAGCCGATACTTTTCCTTCTAGTGCCTATTTTCAAGTTCTTTCCATCTCCTAAGACTCTTCTTGTAATCCAAAGCTTAGCTCTTGGCTCATCGATATTACTTGCCTATATCCTAGCAAAAAAGATTCTCAACAGGAATTTAGCTCTTATTCTTACTGTCCTCTATGCCTTCAATTCCTCTCTCATTGGGATTAATCTCTTTGAGTTCCATCCGGTTTCCCTTGCAGTTCCGCTTTTTATACTTGCCGCGATATTCCTTGTAGAGAATAGAGAACTTCCGTTCATTCTAACTTCCTTTCTACTCCTCTCAGTGAAGGAGGATACCTTTCTCGGCGTTGCCTCGCTCTCCACCTGGTGGGCCTTCCGCGAAGGCTTCTCCCTCGAGAGCATCAAGAAGAATCGACGCTTCATAATCCTCTCGGCTTTGGCGTTTCTCTATGGGGTAATTGTAATAAAATTGATTATCCCGCACTTTGGGAGGGGTTACATCTACATCGACCTCTATGAACGTATCAATATAACCGGGAGAAAGCTCATATATTTCCTGCTCTTCAATTTGAGTTTCGGCTTACTTCCCCTCTTCCTTCCTCGCAATTGGATTCTCCTCGCCTTACCCTGGCTTGAAAACCTTTTGGCCTCAAGAGAAAGCCAGTACACTTTTGGCCTCCACTATCCTTACATGCTCGTTCCCCTTTCCTTCGTTGGTTCGGTATTTACAGTAAAAGAAAAGGAAATAGACCTCAAAAAGGTGCTCTCAATCTTAATTGCACTTGGACTAATGACCTCATTTGCAACCATGCCCATCGTAAGAAAGGAACCTGAAAAACAATTCCCCCTAATCTACTACTCAATTCTCGAGCCTATTCAGAGCTATGAAACCGCGTGGGAGGTTATCAAGGCTCTTCTAAGGACCAACCTTTCCATCTACACCCAGCCGGAGTTTTATCCAGCTCTAGCGGTCAAGCAAAACGTCTACGTTTATCCCTCTAAAATTACCCCTGATATAGTGTTTCTCAACATGAAAACCTACCGTGGTAGGATATTTCTGAGGAGACTCCAGAGGATGGTAAACGCTAGGTATCGTCTCGTCTACTCAAAAAATGGTATAAGGGTGTATGCCAGGGAGGGATTGAACGTCTCGAGGGAGTTCAGCCAGCTCACCCACTCATCATCACACTCAGAGGGGTAG